One Ficedula albicollis isolate OC2 chromosome Z, FicAlb1.5, whole genome shotgun sequence DNA window includes the following coding sequences:
- the SETD9 gene encoding SET domain-containing protein 9 produces the protein MLRELRRRWGCYKYRFVPWLALNLRRQRRTLRYVPESSQDKIIADEDVFETLLKTFKALFINNFSRQADILAIFPEVKCQYLELLTVEQKQSKVNSGNHQGQHVSSPEEVLFNTLGFTVSRDRSSLASAGTGVFVTKGFVPKGTVVSMYPGTVYRKHEPIFFQSLGNPFIFRCIDGVLIDGNDKGLSRSVYRSCSRRDQLGPFQMSDESWLTATPQNPLAVGQYVNNCSHEKAANVCYQEFDVPGHFPVELKQYLPNIVYSHDIESHLRCVVLVALRDIKQGEELFSNYYTVVS, from the exons ATGCTGCGGGAGCTGCGGCGCCGCTGGGGCTGCTACAAGTACCGCTTCGTGCCCTGGCTCGCCCTCAACCTCCGCCGCCAGCGCAG GACCCTTCGATATGTTCCTGAAAGCTCTCAAGACAAAATAATTGCTGATGAAGATGTATTTGAAACACTACTGAAAACATTTAAGGCACTGTTCATAAACAACTTCAGTAGACAAGCAGATATTCTGGCCATATTTCCAGAAGTCAAGTGTCAATATCTGGAATTACTGACTGTGGAGCAGAAGCAGTCAAAAGTAAATTCTGGTAACCATCAGGGTCAGCACGTGTCTAGTCCTGAGGAGGTTTTGTTTAACACACTTGGGTTCACTGTTAGCAGAGACCGGAGTTCCCTCGCCTCTGCTGGAACTGGAGTCTTTGTTACCAAAGGTTTTGTACCGAAAGGGACGGTTGTGTCTATGTATCCTG GAACAGTATACAGAAAGCATGAGCCCATCTTTTTCCAGTCCCTTGGCAATCCCTTTATTTTTAGGTGTATTGATGGTGTCCTTATTGATGGGAATGATAAAGGACTGTCAAGATCAGTGTACAG GTCTTGCAGCAGAAGAGATCAACTTGGCCCTTTTCAAATGAGTGATGAGAGCTGGCTCACAGCCACCCCACAAAACCCACTGGCAGTGGGACAGTATGTCAACAACTGCTCACATG aaaaagcagcaaacGTGTGTTACCAAGAATTTGATGTGCCAGGACATTTTCCAGTAGAACTGAAACAGTATCTTCCAAACATCGTCTACAGCCATGACATAGAGAG